A window from Mogibacterium neglectum encodes these proteins:
- a CDS encoding peptidase U32 family protein produces MERAKSKRRNINSNKVELLVPAGGMEQFLAAVENGADAIYVGGQLFNARAGAQNFNDDELVLALDYAHKRGVKVYVTMNTLLSDDELETALRYASFLHDSGVDAIIVQDLGLGELVRRALPDLELHMSTQATITDANSAKVAHELGYKRVVVARELALPEIEDICRIGSDSVSDFEVEVFVHGAICICYSGQCQYSRYYGGRSGNRGSCAQPCRLAYRSYGEDGRRLAAASHPMSPRDMCLLDELGGLIAAGAASFKIEGRLKSAEYVAIVTSIYRKYIDMYQDEGYIEVSNEDREALLQIFNRGEFTDAYLRGESGNSLMSGDIVKNQGLDMGSVIATKKGSTLVDIVTSREPEIGDGAEIYGRGDAPLSSTVLSYVKELGTERYRIGDFRGNISVGDIVRRTSKKSQLEVARQSYKGATFFEDEDTRKVKRRRKINMTLNIEGNMLVLKSHTVKLPDDDRWPSCMQKSVSVEAGPFDFDYESPTPVERYETALSKTGNTPFELSELRIIGDSQIRVKTSELNSLRRCCLSELSKTLEFRRNEFDIEFVISELHDLLGRSGTINKEQQSGKLQESQSFELYFSSIDDWRTFEADGGASVLSSRTGAVPGLSYKVLLPMAGIVTELCRGSESLPPEIVPYIGSVTKGIEEQILQENYEWVVKLALTRGIFISNLGWLRKMIEIGAEVTADYGLNAYNHMSIQVLKALGASDVRWSLEKASVSEGNYPLMQTEHRFPAARLKSRREHDVRILNNAFSSQSVVLPCGEGGDIVGRVIKCLHEGHFRLYV; encoded by the coding sequence ATGGAGAGGGCTAAAAGTAAACGAAGAAACATAAATAGTAACAAAGTAGAGCTTTTGGTTCCGGCAGGGGGAATGGAGCAATTTCTGGCTGCTGTAGAGAATGGAGCTGATGCGATATATGTTGGTGGGCAGCTTTTCAATGCTCGTGCTGGCGCTCAAAATTTTAATGATGATGAATTAGTGCTAGCGCTAGATTATGCTCATAAACGTGGGGTGAAGGTTTATGTTACTATGAATACTCTTTTAAGTGATGATGAGCTTGAGACTGCACTTAGATATGCTTCATTTCTACATGATTCCGGAGTCGATGCGATTATCGTGCAGGACCTTGGACTCGGTGAACTGGTTCGTAGAGCGCTTCCAGACCTAGAGCTACATATGTCTACACAAGCGACTATCACAGATGCAAATAGCGCAAAGGTAGCTCACGAGCTCGGTTATAAGCGCGTAGTGGTAGCTCGTGAGCTGGCCCTGCCAGAAATCGAGGATATATGCAGGATCGGATCAGATAGTGTCTCGGATTTTGAGGTCGAAGTGTTCGTGCACGGCGCCATCTGCATATGCTACTCCGGCCAGTGCCAATACAGCAGATATTATGGAGGCCGGAGTGGCAATCGGGGAAGCTGCGCGCAGCCCTGCCGCCTCGCATATAGGAGCTACGGCGAGGACGGCAGGCGGCTCGCGGCGGCGAGCCACCCGATGAGCCCGCGCGATATGTGCCTTCTGGATGAACTCGGCGGGCTCATCGCTGCCGGTGCAGCTTCCTTCAAGATCGAGGGTAGGCTCAAATCGGCTGAGTACGTAGCAATCGTGACTTCTATATATCGCAAATACATAGATATGTATCAAGATGAGGGATATATAGAAGTTTCGAATGAAGACAGGGAGGCGCTTCTACAGATATTTAATAGAGGAGAGTTTACCGATGCATATCTGAGGGGTGAGAGCGGAAATAGCCTTATGTCTGGGGATATCGTTAAGAATCAAGGACTTGATATGGGTAGCGTCATTGCTACTAAGAAGGGATCGACACTAGTGGATATAGTTACTAGTAGAGAACCAGAGATCGGAGATGGTGCCGAGATATATGGCAGAGGAGATGCACCTCTATCAAGCACGGTGCTGAGCTACGTTAAGGAACTGGGTACTGAGAGGTATAGAATTGGAGATTTTAGAGGAAATATATCGGTTGGTGATATAGTACGCAGGACCTCTAAGAAGTCTCAACTTGAAGTTGCACGGCAGTCGTATAAGGGGGCAACTTTCTTTGAAGATGAGGACACCAGAAAAGTTAAGCGTCGCCGTAAGATCAATATGACCTTGAATATAGAAGGGAATATGCTTGTGCTTAAATCACACACAGTAAAGCTACCGGACGATGACAGATGGCCAAGCTGCATGCAGAAGAGTGTAAGTGTGGAGGCTGGACCTTTTGACTTCGATTATGAAAGCCCAACACCGGTTGAGAGATATGAAACGGCACTCTCGAAGACTGGGAATACACCATTTGAACTAAGTGAACTCAGAATAATAGGCGATTCCCAGATTAGGGTAAAGACTTCGGAGTTAAACTCACTTCGTAGATGCTGCCTATCTGAACTTAGTAAGACGTTAGAGTTTAGAAGAAATGAGTTTGATATAGAATTCGTCATCTCTGAACTTCATGATTTGCTAGGACGATCTGGGACTATAAATAAAGAACAGCAGAGCGGAAAACTTCAGGAATCACAAAGCTTCGAGTTATATTTCAGCAGCATAGACGATTGGCGTACTTTCGAGGCAGATGGCGGAGCTTCGGTTCTTAGCTCAAGAACTGGAGCAGTGCCAGGATTATCATATAAAGTGCTGCTACCAATGGCAGGAATAGTGACTGAACTATGCAGAGGTAGTGAGTCTTTGCCACCAGAAATAGTCCCTTATATAGGAAGCGTGACAAAGGGAATCGAGGAACAGATTTTACAGGAAAATTATGAGTGGGTGGTAAAACTTGCGCTTACGAGAGGCATCTTCATATCAAATCTCGGCTGGCTACGAAAGATGATAGAAATAGGAGCGGAAGTTACTGCGGACTATGGATTAAACGCATATAATCACATGAGTATCCAAGTGCTTAAGGCGCTTGGGGCAAGTGATGTTCGCTGGAGCTTAGAGAAGGCTAGTGTTTCAGAAGGGAACTATCCGTTAATGCAGACCGAGCACAGATTCCCTGCTGCAAGGCTAAAGAGCAGACGTGAACACGATGTTAGGATTCTAAATAATGCGTTTAGCAGCCAGTCGGTCGTGCTGCCATGTGGAGAAGGTGGTGATATCGTAGGAAGGGTGATTAAATGCTTACATGAAGGGCATTTTAGGCTCTATGTTTAG
- a CDS encoding amino acid ABC transporter permease: MAYIKEIMPVLISGALISLKLFALTLVLSLPLGLPICLGEQSKIAPLRWFCKTFVFIFRGTPLMLQLFFFYFFFPIQLGIRMEAFPTAVLTFAINYAAYFAEIYRGGFNSIDKGQYEAAYSLGFAQRQTLAKVVIPQMFRIVIPPISNEVITLIKDTALASTITLAEMMKVSQGIVNRDGTLIPYVLAAGIYLLFTFIMTLGLSRAEAKYSQY; encoded by the coding sequence ATGGCTTACATAAAGGAGATTATGCCGGTATTGATTAGCGGGGCACTGATATCGCTAAAGTTATTCGCGTTAACGTTGGTCTTGTCGCTACCACTTGGACTACCGATATGCCTCGGAGAACAAAGTAAGATTGCCCCATTGAGGTGGTTTTGTAAGACTTTCGTATTTATATTCAGAGGAACACCGCTTATGCTCCAATTGTTCTTCTTTTATTTCTTTTTCCCTATTCAGCTTGGAATTCGTATGGAGGCATTTCCAACAGCTGTGCTGACGTTCGCGATCAATTATGCGGCATACTTTGCTGAAATATATAGAGGAGGATTTAACAGCATAGATAAGGGACAATATGAAGCGGCTTACTCTCTAGGATTTGCGCAGAGGCAGACTCTCGCTAAAGTGGTAATTCCACAGATGTTCCGCATAGTAATTCCCCCGATTTCAAATGAGGTAATTACGCTTATCAAGGACACGGCTCTCGCTTCGACTATCACGTTAGCTGAGATGATGAAGGTATCTCAAGGTATAGTTAATCGTGATGGAACCCTTATTCCATATGTACTAGCTGCAGGTATTTATTTACTGTTTACCTTTATTATGACTCTTGGGCTAAGCAGGGCGGAAGCAAAATATTCACAGTACTAA
- a CDS encoding pyridoxal phosphate-dependent aminotransferase, giving the protein MKLSRNSQAMEFSPIRKFNPIATEVQESGVKIYYLNIGQPDIKTPKCFMDAVRAFDEDVLMYEQSQGDIKFLESICDYYKREYSIEYKPTDIVVTMGASEALTMTFTAIIDPGDEILIAEPFYSNYQTFALVRGGSICPIPTSSKEGYRYASRDRLEAALTDKTKVIVCINPGNPTGLALTAEEMDIIADFVIENDLWLIADEAYREYVYDGIKPRSFANIDKLKKNLIVIDSVSKRFSACGARIGFVASKNEELMTGIIKLAQSRLCVSTLEQIGSTELFKLPSSYYEEMNEEYCKRRDTAYEEIMQIPDVICHKPGGAFYMMVDLPIDDAEDFLMFLLTEYRDNNETVMFAPAAGFYSTLGNGKSEIRIAYVLESSYIKRACQLIRTGLEAYKAK; this is encoded by the coding sequence ATGAAATTAAGCAGAAATTCACAGGCGATGGAATTTTCGCCCATTAGGAAATTTAACCCTATTGCAACTGAAGTTCAGGAATCTGGCGTTAAGATATATTATTTAAATATCGGACAGCCTGATATAAAGACGCCTAAATGTTTTATGGATGCTGTTCGCGCTTTTGATGAAGATGTTCTTATGTACGAGCAGTCTCAAGGTGACATCAAGTTCCTAGAATCTATTTGTGACTATTATAAGAGAGAGTACAGCATTGAATATAAACCTACGGATATCGTTGTTACCATGGGTGCTTCAGAGGCTCTCACTATGACATTTACCGCAATTATAGATCCTGGTGATGAAATTCTTATTGCAGAACCGTTCTATAGCAATTATCAGACTTTTGCACTCGTAAGAGGTGGAAGCATATGCCCGATTCCAACAAGCTCAAAGGAAGGATATCGGTACGCATCCAGAGACAGGCTAGAGGCTGCCTTGACAGATAAAACCAAGGTCATCGTCTGTATTAATCCGGGCAACCCAACAGGACTTGCGCTTACAGCTGAAGAGATGGATATAATAGCAGATTTTGTTATTGAAAACGATCTCTGGCTGATTGCAGATGAGGCATATAGAGAATATGTATATGATGGTATTAAGCCGCGAAGCTTTGCTAATATAGATAAGTTAAAGAAAAACTTGATTGTTATCGACTCTGTTTCAAAGAGATTTTCTGCATGCGGAGCTAGAATAGGATTTGTGGCGTCTAAAAATGAAGAATTAATGACAGGAATAATCAAGCTGGCACAATCAAGGCTTTGTGTTTCTACACTAGAGCAGATTGGATCTACTGAACTTTTTAAGCTTCCTAGTTCGTACTATGAAGAGATGAATGAGGAATATTGCAAGAGAAGGGATACTGCATATGAAGAAATTATGCAAATTCCCGATGTAATATGTCATAAGCCTGGTGGGGCATTTTATATGATGGTTGATCTTCCTATAGATGATGCTGAAGATTTCCTAATGTTCTTGCTTACTGAGTATAGGGATAATAATGAAACTGTCATGTTTGCACCTGCTGCTGGATTCTACTCGACATTGGGAAATGGTAAGAGTGAGATTCGCATTGCTTACGTTCTAGAGAGTAGCTATATCAAGAGAGCTTGTCAGCTGATTCGTACAGGGCTCGAAGCATACAAGGCTAAGTAA
- a CDS encoding amino acid ABC transporter substrate-binding protein, whose protein sequence is MKNKIVVKNMIRCIAFTLIIMTSIGLTGCGTNSKSDLEYVKNKGTLVVGLDDTFAPMGFRDKADKLVGFDIDLARAVTKKMGIKVKFQPIDWSAKEGELKSKNIDCVWNGMSATSNRQKSMSLSNKYLKNRILIMSLDPNVKVNSADDLKNIKIGTQADSSALEVIKKNDKYNEFKNNISEYKTYDEAILDMKAGRIKAVAIDEVYAIYNNENKDKLYESPFNFGADYYAVGFRKGDKKLTKEFNKAFKEIIDSGEAQKISEKWFGKDLVVFEGYDK, encoded by the coding sequence ATGAAAAATAAAATAGTGGTAAAGAACATGATTAGATGTATTGCTTTCACATTGATTATTATGACATCAATCGGACTTACAGGATGTGGAACTAATTCAAAATCTGACCTTGAATATGTCAAGAATAAGGGAACACTTGTCGTTGGTCTCGATGATACTTTTGCGCCTATGGGATTTAGGGACAAAGCTGATAAGCTAGTCGGTTTTGATATTGACCTAGCTAGAGCTGTTACTAAGAAGATGGGAATTAAGGTTAAGTTCCAACCCATCGATTGGTCCGCTAAGGAGGGGGAACTCAAGTCAAAGAACATCGACTGCGTGTGGAACGGCATGTCTGCAACTTCTAACAGACAGAAAAGTATGTCTTTATCAAACAAGTATCTTAAGAATAGAATACTAATCATGTCACTCGATCCAAATGTGAAAGTCAATAGTGCCGATGATCTTAAGAATATTAAAATTGGTACACAAGCTGATTCATCTGCACTAGAGGTTATCAAGAAGAACGATAAGTACAATGAGTTTAAGAATAATATATCAGAATATAAGACGTATGACGAAGCTATCCTAGATATGAAGGCAGGTCGTATCAAAGCGGTAGCAATCGATGAAGTTTATGCGATTTATAACAATGAAAACAAGGATAAACTATATGAGTCCCCATTTAACTTCGGCGCTGACTACTATGCTGTAGGCTTCCGAAAGGGTGATAAGAAACTCACTAAAGAATTCAATAAGGCTTTCAAAGAGATTATTGATAGTGGTGAAGCCCAGAAAATCAGCGAGAAATGGTTTGGTAAGGATTTGGTGGTATTTGAAGGATATGATAAATAG
- a CDS encoding cation diffusion facilitator family transporter: MNEQTNRNRIIIRTSVIGIIANVLLAGFKAVIGTATNSIAIVMDALNNLSDALSSIITIVGTRLAGKAPDRHHPLGHGRYEELTAMVIAVIVLYAGITAFQESVKNILHPETPSYSSVSLVIIGAAVAVKLLLGRYVKSVGIKINSESLVASGSDALFDSIISISTLVAAGIYIVSDISLEAYLGAFIAAFIIKAGIDMLRENISKILGERADSGLTKEIKDTILEIDGINGAYDLLLHNYGPNTVIGEVHIEVPDTYTAATIDELTRLIQEKIYKKYGIAIATVGVYSMNTTDDKALRIKSDITRIVMSEEFVLQMHGFYLDEEKMLMLFDIIVDFDAPDRIQVRDNILNKIKSKYPEYEVKITVDLDVSD, translated from the coding sequence ATGAATGAACAGACTAATAGAAATAGAATAATAATTAGGACAAGTGTAATAGGGATAATTGCCAACGTGCTTTTGGCGGGTTTTAAAGCAGTTATAGGGACTGCTACTAACTCCATCGCTATCGTCATGGATGCTCTAAATAATCTGAGCGATGCATTATCTTCGATTATTACAATTGTGGGAACTCGTCTTGCTGGTAAAGCACCCGATAGACATCACCCTCTGGGGCATGGAAGATATGAAGAACTTACAGCAATGGTTATTGCGGTAATCGTACTCTATGCCGGTATTACAGCATTTCAGGAATCTGTAAAGAATATATTACATCCTGAAACACCGTCATATTCGAGCGTATCACTAGTGATAATAGGAGCAGCAGTCGCTGTGAAGCTGCTACTCGGAAGATATGTAAAATCCGTTGGAATCAAGATTAATTCAGAATCTCTTGTAGCATCAGGGAGTGATGCGCTATTTGATTCCATTATCTCGATTTCGACACTAGTAGCAGCAGGAATTTACATTGTATCTGACATAAGCCTTGAGGCTTATCTAGGTGCATTTATAGCAGCATTCATCATAAAGGCCGGTATAGATATGCTCCGAGAGAACATAAGTAAGATTCTAGGAGAAAGAGCAGATAGTGGGCTTACGAAAGAAATCAAAGATACAATCCTAGAGATAGATGGGATAAATGGGGCATACGACTTGCTACTTCATAACTATGGACCTAATACCGTGATTGGCGAGGTTCATATCGAAGTTCCAGATACTTATACAGCTGCGACGATTGATGAACTCACAAGGCTGATTCAGGAAAAGATATATAAGAAATATGGTATTGCCATTGCTACAGTCGGTGTATATTCGATGAATACGACTGATGATAAGGCGCTCAGAATCAAGAGCGATATCACGAGAATTGTGATGTCGGAAGAGTTCGTGCTGCAGATGCATGGATTCTACTTGGATGAAGAGAAGATGCTGATGCTATTCGATATAATCGTGGATTTCGATGCCCCGGACAGGATACAGGTTCGCGATAATATACTAAACAAGATTAAGTCCAAATATCCAGAATACGAAGTGAAAATCACAGTTGATCTGGATGTAAGTGACTGA
- a CDS encoding thioesterase family protein — protein MDTGIKGFKEIIVTKELTARSMGSGDLEVYATPAMVALMEGTAADSVKSELDEGKGSVGTSIKVKHLAATPIGMRVRCESELIEASGRRLVFRVSAFDEKDKIGEGTHERFIISNDKFQSKANSKLSE, from the coding sequence ATGGATACAGGAATTAAAGGTTTTAAGGAAATTATCGTGACAAAGGAGCTCACAGCGAGGAGCATGGGGAGCGGAGACTTAGAAGTGTATGCAACACCTGCGATGGTCGCGCTAATGGAAGGAACAGCTGCTGATTCTGTTAAGTCTGAACTTGATGAAGGAAAGGGTTCTGTAGGGACGAGTATCAAGGTCAAGCACTTAGCTGCGACACCTATCGGAATGCGCGTGAGATGCGAATCCGAACTCATCGAGGCTTCTGGGCGGAGATTGGTGTTCAGGGTATCTGCATTTGACGAGAAAGATAAAATCGGAGAGGGTACACACGAGAGATTTATAATCTCGAATGACAAATTTCAAAGCAAAGCTAACAGCAAGTTAAGTGAATAG